From Cryomorphaceae bacterium, a single genomic window includes:
- a CDS encoding gamma carbonic anhydrase family protein, whose amino-acid sequence MAIIKPVRGLEPRFGDNCYLAENATIVGDVEMGNECSVWFQAVIRGDVHYIKMGHKVNVQDGAVIHCTYQKAPTQIGNNVSIGHRALVHGCTIHDNVLIGMGSIVMDGAVIESKSIVAAGAVVLEGTVVESGSVYAGVPARKVKSVDKHLFEGEIQRIANNYVMYADWFKP is encoded by the coding sequence CCTCGAGCCCCGTTTTGGAGACAACTGCTACCTGGCTGAAAACGCAACCATTGTAGGCGACGTTGAAATGGGAAACGAATGCAGTGTTTGGTTTCAGGCTGTAATTCGGGGCGATGTACATTACATCAAAATGGGCCACAAAGTAAACGTTCAGGACGGCGCGGTAATTCACTGTACCTATCAGAAAGCCCCCACGCAAATCGGAAACAACGTTTCAATCGGGCATCGTGCATTGGTTCATGGCTGCACTATTCACGACAACGTGTTGATTGGAATGGGCTCGATTGTAATGGACGGAGCGGTGATAGAATCGAAGAGCATTGTGGCCGCCGGAGCCGTGGTGCTGGAAGGCACTGTTGTTGAAAGCGGATCGGTGTATGCCGGAGTTCCTGCACGAAAAGTAAAATCAGTGGATAAGCACTTGTTTGAAGGAGAAATTCAGCGCATTGCGAACAACTATGTGATGTATGCAGATTGGTTTAAGCCCTAA